Proteins encoded by one window of Nitrospirota bacterium:
- a CDS encoding MBL fold metallo-hydrolase gives MVIKTVVVGPLQVNCFIIADEETRKALVVDPGDEPDRIMDLIRQQGLDLQYIVCTHGHFDHVGAVIDMKQETGARVVLHKDDLEIYAAAKEMGALWGFAAETQPEPDLFVRDGDTIAVGNLQFRVFHTPGHSPGGICLYSEGVAVTGDTLFAGSIGRTDFHGGDINRLKQSFRRLMELPDSTKVLPGHGPSSTIGRERSHNMFSEEFLK, from the coding sequence GACGAGGAAGGCCCTGGTCGTCGACCCGGGCGATGAGCCTGACCGGATCATGGACCTTATACGGCAGCAGGGGCTCGACCTTCAGTATATCGTCTGCACTCATGGACATTTCGACCACGTGGGAGCGGTCATCGATATGAAACAGGAGACCGGGGCCCGGGTAGTGCTCCACAAGGACGACCTCGAGATTTATGCCGCTGCCAAGGAGATGGGCGCGCTCTGGGGGTTTGCTGCAGAAACGCAGCCCGAGCCCGATCTCTTCGTGCGCGACGGCGATACGATAGCGGTAGGGAACCTGCAGTTCCGCGTCTTCCATACGCCGGGCCACAGTCCCGGGGGTATATGCCTGTACAGCGAGGGGGTTGCCGTTACGGGTGACACGCTCTTCGCGGGCTCCATAGGCCGGACCGACTTCCACGGGGGCGATATAAACAGGCTGAAGCAGTCCTTCCGCCGGCTTATGGAGCTGCCGGATTCGACGAAGGTGCTCCCCGGGCACGGTCCCTCATCCACGATCGGCCGCGAGAGAAGCCACAACATGTTTTCAGAAGAATTCTTGAAGTGA
- a CDS encoding 4Fe-4S dicluster domain-containing protein produces the protein MSQYYIYQDQRRCIGCYACEVHCKTKNSLPVGPRFCRIIPVGPKMARGIPKMQFVFMPCFHCEKPWCASACPTGAMQKRAKDGIVFVEQSLCVGCKSCITACPWGVPQWDPEVGKVIKCDYCRDRIDKGLKPACVTKCTAHALHWVSAAEASAMKREKFAKETVEFGAIY, from the coding sequence ATGAGTCAGTATTACATATACCAGGATCAGAGGCGGTGCATCGGCTGCTATGCCTGCGAGGTGCACTGCAAAACGAAAAACAGCCTTCCGGTGGGGCCGCGGTTCTGCAGGATCATCCCGGTCGGCCCCAAGATGGCGCGGGGCATTCCGAAGATGCAGTTCGTCTTCATGCCCTGTTTCCATTGCGAGAAACCGTGGTGCGCCTCGGCATGCCCTACCGGCGCCATGCAGAAGCGCGCGAAGGACGGCATCGTCTTCGTGGAGCAGTCGCTCTGCGTCGGGTGCAAGTCGTGCATTACCGCCTGCCCCTGGGGCGTTCCCCAGTGGGACCCCGAGGTGGGGAAAGTGATAAAGTGCGACTACTGCAGGGACAGGATCGATAAGGGCCTCAAGCCCGCGTGCGTCACGAAGTGCACGGCCCATGCCCTCCACTGGGTATCGGCGGCAGAGGCTTCGGCGATGAAGCGCGAGAAGTTCGCGAAAGAGACCGTCGAGTTCGGAGCGATCTATTAA
- a CDS encoding ATP-binding protein — protein MKNRFRAMSLVQKFSVSVVFLIFIIMVIFNALIVTHQRKALKAEMDSNSLVLAKKLANDVVEPLMVMDPLRLDELVRTTGQTPACVYAAVIDGERRTVAHTNRKLLGEFIQSGNDRQVTLAVQRGEERIVDLPGAEDIREIIIPVKAGYDVIGTVIVGFSREAIRTTIESNLSGLKKYILLVSLGIMIAGIWGAYSLARFLATPMRKLKQQMELVQAGNLDVEIPSENILDCAAVLNCRTRECPAYGRKRCWTIPGTMCFGTVQGEMSEKICDCRKCIVYLGSCGDEVGELVEGFNEMIKKLKSSIRELEESNKEKTRLEKLSALGEMSMTVAHEIKNPLNAIRGSVSYLKQNFEGEVLREFLSVIDDETKRLNEIVTSILRYARPIPLNLQVADINRLVSETVDLVRQEATERNVEVALALDERIPAFRFDPQQLKQALLNVLVNALESTDAGDTVRVATETFDSRVRLVVKDTGAGISEEALSQIFKPFFTTKTRGSGLGLACVERIVKDHKGDIAVVSAPGKGTEVAITLPLGDRQGSDHGKQ, from the coding sequence ATGAAGAACCGCTTCCGGGCGATGAGCCTCGTCCAGAAGTTTTCGGTCTCGGTGGTCTTTCTCATCTTCATCATCATGGTCATCTTCAATGCGCTGATCGTCACCCACCAGCGCAAGGCGCTCAAGGCCGAGATGGACAGCAACAGTCTCGTGCTCGCCAAGAAACTCGCCAATGATGTTGTCGAGCCGCTGATGGTCATGGACCCGCTCAGGCTCGATGAGCTCGTCAGGACGACAGGGCAGACCCCGGCGTGCGTGTATGCCGCCGTTATCGACGGAGAGCGGAGGACGGTGGCCCATACGAACCGGAAGCTCCTGGGGGAGTTCATCCAGAGCGGGAACGACCGGCAGGTCACGCTCGCCGTGCAGCGGGGCGAGGAACGGATCGTCGATCTGCCGGGTGCCGAAGATATCCGGGAGATCATTATCCCCGTAAAGGCGGGCTATGACGTGATCGGAACGGTCATCGTCGGCTTCTCGCGCGAAGCGATCCGGACCACCATCGAGAGCAATCTGAGCGGGCTGAAGAAATATATTCTCCTCGTCTCTCTCGGCATCATGATCGCCGGGATCTGGGGCGCCTACAGCCTCGCCCGGTTCCTGGCGACGCCGATGCGGAAGCTGAAGCAGCAGATGGAGCTCGTTCAGGCAGGCAACCTCGACGTCGAGATCCCCTCCGAGAATATCCTGGACTGCGCCGCGGTGCTCAACTGCAGAACGAGGGAGTGTCCTGCCTACGGCAGGAAGCGGTGCTGGACCATACCGGGGACCATGTGCTTCGGCACCGTTCAAGGGGAGATGTCGGAGAAGATATGCGACTGCAGGAAGTGCATCGTCTATCTCGGCTCCTGCGGCGATGAAGTGGGAGAGCTCGTCGAGGGCTTCAACGAAATGATCAAGAAGCTCAAGAGCAGTATCCGGGAGCTGGAGGAGAGCAATAAGGAAAAGACGCGGCTCGAAAAGCTCTCCGCGCTCGGCGAGATGTCGATGACCGTCGCCCACGAGATAAAAAACCCCCTCAATGCCATCCGGGGCTCGGTCTCGTACCTCAAGCAGAATTTCGAGGGCGAGGTGCTCAGGGAGTTCCTGTCGGTCATCGATGACGAGACCAAGCGGCTGAACGAGATCGTGACGAGCATCCTCAGGTACGCACGGCCGATCCCGCTGAACCTGCAGGTCGCCGATATCAACCGCTTGGTGAGCGAGACGGTGGACCTCGTCCGCCAGGAGGCGACCGAGCGCAACGTGGAGGTGGCGCTCGCCCTCGATGAACGGATCCCTGCCTTCAGGTTCGATCCGCAGCAGCTGAAGCAGGCGCTGCTCAACGTGCTGGTGAACGCCCTCGAGAGCACCGATGCGGGCGATACGGTGAGGGTCGCCACCGAGACTTTTGACTCCCGGGTGCGCCTTGTGGTAAAAGATACGGGAGCAGGGATCAGCGAGGAGGCACTTTCCCAGATCTTCAAGCCCTTCTTTACTACCAAGACCCGGGGCTCGGGTCTCGGCCTCGCCTGTGTCGAACGGATCGTGAAGGACCACAAGGGGGATATCGCCGTGGTGAGCGCACCGGGCAAGGGCACGGAGGTGGCGATCACCCTGCCGCTCGGAGACCGGCAAGGAAGCGATCATGGAAAACAGTAA
- a CDS encoding molybdopterin-dependent oxidoreductase, translated as MGETASVYSLCGMCAVRCPIRVETEDGVVKWIEGSPHVPGMEGALCAKGSAGLAFEYDAERPQHPMIRTGARGSGQWRKATWDEALDYIAERLQGVKEQYGARAIALADRSGPFTDLTKSFVKALGSPNYLDHDDSCAKNVNIAAQSLFGYGRGELSYDFANTDHIVLFGRNIFESIQVKEVNNVLDALNAGAKLTYIDVRATVTASKADKFLMIRPGTDYAFTLALIHVILKERLYDADFVNKWVTGLVELETFVAPYTPEWAEKETGIPAHEIVNLAKEVSNDKPKVIFHGGWMLARYIDSFYASRALYLLNALLGSIETKGGLIIAKGAKDAGAKGLKSLGDIIPDVQDKIVDADMAGRTMGTGHVVNLYKAIRTGEPYPIKAFFAYRFDPLSALPDPEAQKKVLDNLDLLVSIDVNYSETAWYADVILPEATYLERSNILAVQKGPKPSFIMRRQAVSPRYDSKPAWEIFKLIAERMGAGQYFPYNSIEDIWNYQLEGTGVKIEDFADKGSVGLARKPIMMDRNDLKFKTPSGKIEILSQALAKNGFASLAPYVSPKKPAEGSFRLTFGRTAVHAHAQSQNNLYLNEIVPENVLWINDEEADALGIKDRDMVEVSADGYSGRIRAKVTPFIHPEAVFMLHGFGSEIPLKTRSFKKGLRDTKLETGLLETVDPVGGGVAYLECMVKVKKAK; from the coding sequence ATGGGAGAAACAGCATCAGTATACAGTTTGTGCGGCATGTGCGCGGTGCGCTGCCCGATACGGGTCGAGACAGAGGACGGGGTGGTCAAGTGGATCGAGGGGAGCCCTCATGTCCCGGGTATGGAGGGGGCCCTCTGCGCCAAGGGATCCGCAGGACTCGCCTTCGAGTACGATGCCGAGCGGCCCCAGCACCCGATGATCAGGACCGGCGCGCGCGGATCGGGGCAGTGGAGGAAGGCGACCTGGGATGAAGCGCTCGACTATATCGCCGAGCGGCTGCAGGGGGTAAAAGAGCAGTACGGCGCCAGGGCGATAGCCCTCGCCGACCGGAGCGGGCCCTTCACCGACCTGACCAAGAGCTTCGTCAAGGCGCTGGGCTCCCCCAACTATCTCGACCACGACGACTCCTGCGCCAAGAATGTGAACATAGCGGCCCAGTCGCTCTTCGGGTACGGCCGCGGCGAGCTGAGCTACGACTTCGCCAATACGGACCATATCGTGCTCTTCGGAAGAAACATCTTCGAATCGATTCAGGTGAAAGAGGTGAACAACGTCCTGGATGCGCTCAATGCAGGGGCGAAGCTCACCTATATCGACGTGAGGGCGACGGTCACCGCCTCAAAGGCCGACAAGTTCCTGATGATCAGGCCCGGCACCGACTACGCCTTTACGCTCGCCCTGATCCATGTGATCCTGAAAGAGCGGCTCTACGATGCCGACTTCGTCAACAAATGGGTGACCGGCCTGGTGGAGCTCGAGACGTTCGTCGCGCCGTACACCCCCGAGTGGGCGGAGAAGGAGACCGGCATCCCTGCCCACGAGATCGTCAACCTCGCGAAGGAAGTGAGCAACGACAAGCCGAAGGTGATCTTCCACGGCGGGTGGATGCTCGCCCGCTACATCGATTCGTTCTATGCGAGCCGCGCGCTCTACCTCCTGAATGCGCTCCTGGGGAGCATCGAGACCAAGGGCGGGTTGATCATTGCGAAAGGCGCCAAGGACGCCGGGGCAAAGGGCCTGAAGTCCCTCGGCGACATCATCCCCGATGTACAGGACAAGATCGTCGATGCGGATATGGCGGGCAGGACGATGGGCACCGGCCATGTCGTCAACCTCTACAAGGCCATACGGACGGGTGAGCCCTATCCCATCAAGGCGTTTTTCGCCTACCGCTTCGATCCCCTGTCTGCGCTCCCCGATCCCGAAGCCCAGAAAAAGGTGCTCGACAACCTCGACCTCCTCGTCTCGATCGATGTGAACTACAGCGAGACAGCGTGGTATGCGGATGTCATCCTCCCGGAGGCGACCTACCTCGAGCGGTCGAACATCCTGGCGGTGCAGAAAGGCCCCAAGCCGAGCTTCATCATGAGGCGGCAGGCGGTCTCTCCGCGGTATGACAGCAAGCCCGCCTGGGAGATCTTCAAGCTCATCGCGGAGCGGATGGGAGCGGGCCAGTATTTCCCGTACAACAGCATCGAGGATATCTGGAACTACCAGCTCGAAGGGACCGGCGTCAAGATCGAGGACTTCGCTGATAAGGGGTCGGTAGGCCTCGCGCGGAAGCCGATCATGATGGACCGGAACGACCTGAAGTTCAAGACCCCCTCGGGCAAGATCGAGATCCTCTCGCAGGCGCTCGCGAAGAACGGCTTCGCGTCGCTCGCGCCGTATGTGAGCCCGAAGAAGCCTGCGGAGGGGTCGTTCAGGCTGACCTTCGGCAGGACCGCGGTGCACGCCCACGCACAGTCGCAGAACAACCTCTATCTCAACGAGATCGTCCCCGAGAACGTCCTCTGGATCAACGACGAGGAGGCGGACGCCCTCGGGATAAAGGACCGCGACATGGTGGAGGTGTCCGCCGACGGCTACAGCGGCAGGATCAGGGCCAAGGTCACCCCGTTCATCCATCCCGAAGCGGTCTTCATGCTGCACGGGTTCGGCAGCGAGATACCCCTCAAGACGAGGTCGTTCAAGAAGGGGCTCAGAGATACCAAGCTCGAGACCGGGCTGCTCGAGACCGTCGATCCGGTCGGCGGCGGCGTGGCGTACCTCGAATGCATGGTCAAAGTGAAAAAGGCGAAGTAA
- the nuoI gene encoding NADH-quinone oxidoreductase subunit NuoI: MKLKELARRVFLVEILKGMSLTLKSMFTPAVTRQYPEEKREPFPGFRGRHALVRDPGTGSDKCVACLKCATVCPSRCISVGYREQEDGSRVLERYEIEALRCIYCGYCEEVCPVCALVLTEVYEYSGSSRDEFLFDRERLLKNWDDFASRLAGDTYFNKFWRLPGIDVRKMPTGKRLQQPVPIRPRNL, from the coding sequence ATGAAACTGAAAGAGCTGGCGAGGAGGGTATTCCTCGTCGAGATACTGAAGGGCATGTCCCTTACGCTCAAGTCGATGTTCACCCCTGCGGTGACACGGCAGTATCCCGAGGAAAAACGGGAGCCGTTCCCCGGCTTCCGCGGACGGCACGCCCTGGTGAGGGACCCCGGCACAGGGAGCGATAAATGCGTCGCCTGCCTGAAGTGCGCGACGGTCTGCCCCTCCCGGTGCATCAGCGTCGGCTATCGGGAGCAGGAGGATGGCAGCAGGGTCCTGGAGCGGTACGAGATAGAGGCGTTGCGCTGCATCTACTGCGGGTATTGCGAGGAGGTCTGCCCTGTCTGCGCCCTCGTTCTTACCGAGGTGTACGAGTACTCCGGCTCGTCGCGCGATGAGTTCCTCTTCGATAGAGAGCGGCTCTTGAAGAATTGGGACGACTTCGCGTCCCGCCTTGCCGGCGACACCTACTTCAACAAGTTCTGGAGGCTTCCCGGTATCGATGTCCGGAAGATGCCGACCGGCAAGCGGCTCCAGCAGCCTGTCCCGATACGACCCAGGAATCTCTAG
- a CDS encoding sigma-54 dependent transcriptional regulator: MENSKGRILLVDDEANTRKVLSAILGQNGYEVTTARTAEEAVEKLARREFDAIITDYKMPGMSGVDFLQELKNKENGVPVIMLTAYGTIERAVEAMRRGAFSYLAKPVNPDQLLTVTREAVEKHRLILENLSLKSQLRERHSFKNIIGKSHAMQDLYALIETVAKSDSSVLITGESGTGKEVVAKAIHYESMRANGPFIPIDCAALPEELLESELFGHEKGAFTGAYGQKAGQIELANGGTIFLDEIGELSPNTQKKFLRFLQEREILRIGGKNRIKVDVRIIAATNRDLEAEVKRGAFREDLFYRLNVVTVGIPPLRERKEDIPLFVGHFLGEFNEANKKTISAVDSEAMRAMMEHDWPGNVRELKNMIERAVVLCPSDTITFQYLPRNIRDLHAPERQGEETFNLVEMEKRLLVRALERTAWNQTKAAEILGISRKQLRTKMKNHGLLSTGEETEDDSGSVLA, encoded by the coding sequence ATGGAAAACAGTAAGGGAAGGATACTGCTCGTCGATGACGAGGCGAATACGCGCAAGGTGCTCTCCGCCATACTCGGCCAGAACGGCTATGAGGTTACCACGGCCCGCACTGCTGAAGAGGCGGTCGAGAAGCTGGCGCGGCGGGAGTTCGACGCGATCATCACCGACTATAAAATGCCCGGCATGAGCGGCGTCGATTTCCTGCAGGAGCTCAAGAACAAGGAGAACGGAGTGCCGGTTATCATGCTCACCGCCTACGGCACCATCGAGCGCGCGGTGGAGGCGATGAGAAGGGGGGCCTTCAGCTATCTCGCGAAGCCGGTCAATCCCGACCAGCTGCTGACCGTCACCAGGGAGGCGGTCGAGAAGCACCGGCTGATCCTCGAAAACCTCTCGCTCAAGTCCCAGCTCAGGGAGCGCCACAGCTTCAAGAACATCATCGGCAAGAGCCATGCCATGCAGGACCTGTATGCCCTGATCGAAACGGTGGCGAAGAGCGACTCCAGCGTGCTGATCACGGGTGAAAGCGGCACCGGGAAAGAGGTGGTGGCAAAGGCGATCCATTACGAATCGATGCGGGCGAACGGGCCGTTCATCCCGATCGATTGCGCGGCGCTCCCGGAAGAGCTCCTCGAGAGCGAGCTCTTCGGCCACGAAAAGGGAGCGTTCACCGGCGCCTACGGGCAGAAGGCGGGCCAGATCGAGCTCGCCAACGGCGGCACCATATTTCTCGACGAGATCGGCGAGCTCTCCCCGAATACGCAGAAGAAATTCCTCCGCTTCCTCCAGGAGCGCGAGATCCTCCGCATCGGCGGAAAGAACCGGATCAAGGTCGACGTCAGGATCATCGCCGCCACCAATCGCGACCTGGAAGCGGAGGTGAAGCGAGGGGCCTTCCGGGAGGACCTTTTCTACCGGCTCAACGTCGTTACGGTCGGCATCCCGCCGCTCAGGGAGAGGAAAGAGGACATCCCGCTCTTCGTCGGCCACTTTCTCGGGGAGTTCAACGAGGCGAACAAGAAGACGATCTCCGCCGTCGACAGCGAGGCGATGAGGGCTATGATGGAGCACGACTGGCCCGGCAACGTGCGGGAGCTCAAAAATATGATCGAGCGCGCCGTGGTGCTCTGTCCCTCCGATACGATAACCTTCCAGTACCTGCCCCGGAATATCCGCGACCTGCATGCGCCGGAGCGGCAGGGGGAGGAGACCTTCAACCTCGTCGAGATGGAGAAGCGGCTCCTCGTCCGCGCTCTGGAGCGGACTGCCTGGAACCAGACGAAGGCGGCCGAGATCCTCGGGATATCGAGGAAGCAGCTCAGGACGAAGATGAAGAACCACGGTCTCCTTTCGACCGGCGAGGAAACCGAGGACGATAGCGGCAGCGTGCTCGCGTAA
- the nuoD gene encoding NADH dehydrogenase (quinone) subunit D: MPERTKEPKEQELTISMGPQHPATHGVLRLVLELEGETVLKCTPHIGYLHRGVEKLAEDRTYTAALPLTDRLDYISSMANNVGYCLAVEKLLAIEVPERAKCLRTIMCEMARISSHIIWLGTHALDIGAMTVFLYSFREREVLIDLFEMTIGARLTVSYPRIGGVRCDVSDEFLERLHAFTEQFPSRIEEYETLLDQNRIWLQRTKGIGVISAEEAVNWGLTGATLRGSGVDYDVRKYAPYDAYGEVEFEVPVGRNGDVYDRYRCRMEELRQSNRIIRQCLVKLPQGPILAENAPELDMSAEGHAKLAPDMSAEHAFISLSGEQEVLVPEGEIYAATEVPKGELGFYIVSDGSGRSYRMRVRAPSFVHASVLPKLCEGHLVADVVANIGTIDIVLGECDR, translated from the coding sequence ATGCCGGAACGTACGAAAGAGCCAAAGGAACAGGAGCTGACCATCAGCATGGGGCCGCAGCACCCTGCGACCCACGGGGTGCTGCGCCTTGTGCTCGAGCTCGAGGGCGAGACGGTCCTCAAATGCACGCCCCATATCGGCTACCTGCACCGGGGAGTCGAGAAGCTCGCCGAGGACCGGACCTATACCGCTGCCCTGCCGCTCACGGACCGGCTCGACTACATCTCGAGCATGGCGAACAACGTGGGGTATTGCCTCGCGGTCGAGAAGCTCCTCGCTATCGAGGTCCCCGAGAGGGCGAAGTGCCTCCGGACGATCATGTGCGAGATGGCGAGGATAAGCAGCCACATCATCTGGCTCGGGACGCACGCCCTCGATATCGGCGCGATGACGGTCTTCCTCTACTCCTTCAGGGAGCGCGAAGTCCTGATCGATCTCTTCGAAATGACCATCGGCGCACGGCTCACGGTGAGCTATCCCCGCATAGGCGGGGTGCGGTGCGATGTCTCGGACGAGTTCCTCGAGAGGCTGCATGCCTTCACCGAACAGTTCCCCTCGCGGATCGAGGAGTACGAGACGCTGCTCGACCAGAACAGGATATGGCTCCAGCGGACGAAAGGTATCGGGGTGATCAGCGCGGAAGAGGCCGTAAACTGGGGATTGACCGGCGCCACGCTCAGGGGGTCGGGGGTTGATTACGATGTGCGGAAGTATGCGCCCTATGATGCCTATGGCGAGGTCGAGTTCGAGGTGCCGGTCGGCAGGAACGGCGATGTCTATGACCGGTACCGGTGCAGGATGGAGGAGCTGCGGCAGTCGAACCGCATCATCCGGCAGTGTCTCGTGAAGCTCCCCCAGGGGCCGATACTCGCCGAGAACGCGCCGGAGCTCGACATGTCTGCGGAGGGGCATGCGAAGCTGGCGCCCGATATGTCGGCAGAGCACGCCTTCATCTCTCTCTCCGGCGAACAGGAAGTGCTCGTGCCCGAGGGCGAGATCTACGCGGCGACCGAGGTGCCGAAGGGCGAGCTCGGGTTCTATATCGTGAGCGACGGCAGCGGCAGGTCGTACCGGATGCGGGTGCGGGCGCCCTCCTTTGTCCATGCTTCGGTGCTGCCGAAGCTCTGCGAGGGGCACCTCGTCGCGGATGTCGTTGCGAATATCGGGACCATCGATATCGTACTCGGGGAGTGCGACCGGTGA
- the phnD gene encoding phosphate/phosphite/phosphonate ABC transporter substrate-binding protein has translation MKHKAAISSRQSAVRKYCKGKRVFDFSVRLRTVLSLLFSVVWLFSCSGQNDSAPRPAAAGRQAPSDSSAPPLVLSILPVESAGAMYQRFLPLKYYLERSLNVPVVIRIAKDYESAINELGSGQVHMAYLDPATYCEVRARYGARVAPLVRSSGKGSASSRSVLVAKSSSPIEKIVEVKGKRLAFGSRQSSFSYLIPLAMLNDVGIGINDLASASYLEQEDRVALSVLIGTYEVGAMSEAVAMKYADDGLKIIKRSEIVPQFVLCASAVLPAHLRSAVVRSLTVGEGRDTLFAIDKEMEFTAAEDRDFDVIRVMLKNLTGKSYIEYGPKTIKVAVLPLYSAVTIYNKYDPLMRHLSRKTGYEFKLVIPRDFDDFVRTVKRRAVDFSYQNPYIFALIDRETDITPLVTTVDEYMEAGDRFRGVIITRSDSAIKDVRGLKNRRVLITSPKSAGGYLSQRLFLMQAGLDTERDMKIVDAKRQEKVILGVYKGEADAGFVRESALDVVKDEIDMRKIRVLARTAPLPNWPFAHCGTLSPSLVHRVKLLLIGLDDREILEAAGVKRFKAANEAEFNALKQY, from the coding sequence GTGAAGCACAAGGCAGCAATCAGCAGTCGGCAATCAGCAGTCAGGAAATACTGCAAAGGCAAACGAGTCTTTGACTTCTCTGTACGCCTCCGCACGGTGCTTTCTCTTCTGTTTTCCGTCGTGTGGCTTTTCTCCTGCTCAGGTCAGAACGATAGCGCCCCGCGCCCTGCAGCCGCCGGACGGCAGGCGCCTTCGGATTCGAGCGCTCCTCCGCTTGTCCTCTCCATCCTGCCGGTCGAGAGCGCCGGCGCCATGTACCAGCGGTTCCTGCCGCTCAAATATTACCTCGAGCGGTCATTGAACGTGCCGGTGGTCATCCGGATCGCCAAGGACTACGAGTCCGCCATTAACGAGCTCGGAAGCGGCCAGGTGCATATGGCGTATCTCGATCCCGCAACATACTGCGAGGTGAGGGCGCGCTATGGCGCCCGGGTCGCTCCCCTGGTCAGGTCCTCGGGAAAAGGGAGTGCGTCGTCGCGGAGCGTGCTGGTCGCGAAGAGCAGCAGCCCCATCGAAAAGATCGTCGAGGTCAAGGGTAAGCGGCTCGCCTTCGGCAGCCGCCAATCCTCGTTCAGCTATCTCATTCCCCTCGCCATGCTGAATGACGTGGGCATCGGGATAAACGATCTCGCCTCCGCCAGTTACCTTGAGCAGGAGGACCGGGTGGCCCTTTCGGTCCTCATCGGTACGTACGAGGTGGGAGCGATGAGCGAGGCGGTGGCGATGAAGTATGCCGACGACGGGCTGAAGATCATCAAGCGGTCGGAGATCGTGCCCCAGTTCGTCCTCTGTGCCTCGGCGGTGCTTCCGGCGCATCTCAGGAGCGCGGTGGTCAGGAGCCTCACCGTCGGAGAGGGCAGGGATACCCTTTTCGCGATCGATAAGGAGATGGAGTTTACCGCTGCGGAAGACAGGGATTTCGATGTCATCCGGGTCATGCTGAAGAACCTCACCGGCAAGAGTTATATCGAGTACGGGCCCAAAACGATCAAGGTGGCCGTGCTGCCGCTCTATTCAGCGGTGACGATCTACAACAAGTACGATCCGCTCATGCGCCATCTCTCGCGGAAGACGGGCTACGAGTTCAAGCTGGTGATCCCCAGGGATTTCGACGACTTCGTCCGGACGGTGAAACGGCGGGCCGTGGACTTCTCCTACCAGAATCCCTATATCTTCGCGCTGATCGACCGGGAGACGGATATCACGCCGCTGGTCACCACCGTGGACGAATACATGGAGGCCGGAGACCGCTTCAGGGGCGTGATCATCACCCGGAGCGACAGCGCCATAAAGGATGTACGGGGACTGAAGAACAGGCGGGTGCTCATCACCTCGCCGAAATCGGCGGGGGGGTATCTCTCCCAGCGGCTCTTCCTGATGCAGGCGGGCCTCGATACCGAGCGGGACATGAAGATCGTGGATGCGAAGCGGCAGGAGAAGGTCATCCTGGGCGTTTACAAGGGAGAGGCTGACGCCGGCTTTGTGCGCGAGTCGGCGCTGGACGTGGTCAAGGATGAAATAGACATGCGGAAGATACGGGTGCTCGCCCGTACCGCACCGCTTCCCAACTGGCCCTTTGCGCACTGCGGGACGCTGAGCCCGTCGCTGGTGCACCGGGTGAAGCTCCTCCTGATCGGTCTCGATGACCGGGAGATACTGGAGGCTGCGGGGGTCAAGCGGTTCAAGGCAGCGAACGAGGCCGAGTTCAACGCCCTCAAACAGTACTGA